A part of Podarcis muralis chromosome 13, rPodMur119.hap1.1, whole genome shotgun sequence genomic DNA contains:
- the LOC144325191 gene encoding vomeronasal type-2 receptor 26-like, which produces MVTKFYQHILALAFAVNEINENPKFLPNVTLGFHIYDSYYDARMTYRTTLDVLFKTDKFVPNYQCDRHKKLMAIIGGLGSDTSNLIADIIGSYKVPQLTYGSFASQRNRITQGPSFYRLVPNETQQYMGLILLLQYFKWTWVGILIDDDNSGEHFLQTLDPLFSQYGICSAFTQRIPRISHWDNFEKLIDRATIFYAHYTDYTVITFIIYGESLTIAWLRAIMFIRDSGNKETPSMRKVWITTTQIDFILTGIQRSWGLQMFQGAISFTVHSKEISGFREFIGTIKLHGAQKDSFLKEFWEQAFDCVLPNPNVAMDVDQTCTGEERLESLPAPQFEVLMTGHSYSVYNGVYAVAHALHIMGSSQSKLRTNEKGFSAELQDLQPWQLHHFLHGSSFNNSAGETISFNDKWEMRGGFDIMNTIIFPNNSFQRVKIGRIDIDVPKGEEFIIHEDIIVWHSGFNQVMPISLCNDYCHPGNEKKRKEGKKFCCYDCTPCPEGKISNKKDMADCFMCPEEQFPSKDKDECVPKVITFLSYKEPLGITLAFAAVFLSIHAVLVLTIFIKHRDTPIVKANNRGLTYILLISLLLCFLSSFLFLGKPGKVTCLLRQTVFGIIFSMAVSCVLAKTITVVIAFMATKPGSSMRKWMGKRQGHSVVFSCSLIQASICTLWLATSPPFPDLDMHSVTGEIIVQCNEGSVTMFYCVLGFMGFLAISSFTVAFLARKLPDSFNEAKFITFSMLVFCSVWLSFVPTYLSTRGKYMVAVEIFSILASSAGLLGCIFAPKCYIIVFRPQQNSRELIRRKL; this is translated from the exons TGGATGTGCTCTTCAAAACAGATAAATTTGTTCCCAACTACCAGTGTGACCGACACAAAAAGCTCATGGCTATAATTGGCGGACTTGGCTCTGATACCTCTAATCTTATAGCAGATATTATAGGTTCCTATAAGGTTCCACAG ctCACATATGGCTCATTTGCCTCACAGCGGAATCGTATCACTCAAGGGCCATCCTTTTATCGTCTGGTCCCAAATGAAACCCAGCAGTATATGGGGCTTATCCTGTTACTCCAGTATTTCAAATGGACATGGGTTGGAATTCTTATAGATGATGATAACAGTGGAGAACATTTCTTGCAGACACTGGATCCATTGTTTTCTCAGTATGGGATCTGTTCAgcattcacccaaagaatcccaCGCATAAGCCATTGGGATAACTTTGAGAAACTTATTGATAGAGCCACAATTTTTTATGCACATTACACAGATTATACAGTGATTACATTCATTATATATGGAGAATCTTTGACTATTGCATGGCTTAGGGCTATTATGTTTATACGAGACTCTGGAAACAAGGAGACTCCCTCAATGAGAAAGGTGTGGATTACAACAACCCAGATAGATTTCATATTAACTGGCATTCAAAGGAGCTGGGGTCTTCAAATGTTCCAAGGTGCAATTTCCTTTACAGTTCACTCCAAAGAGATTTCGGGATTTAGGGAATTTATTGGGACCATAAAGCTTCACGGGGCCCAGAAGGACAGTTTTCTGAAGGAATTTTGGGAgcaagcctttgactgtgtactTCCTAACCCCAATGTGGCAATGGATGTTGACCAAACATGTACTGGAGAGGAGAGACTAGAGAGCCTCCCTGCACCACAGTTTGAAGTGctcatgactggccacagctatagTGTTTATAATGGTGTTTACGCTGTGGCTCATGCTTTGCATATTATGGGCTCTTCTCAATCCAAGCTGAGAACTAATGAGAAGGGTTTCAGTGCTGAACTTCAAGATCTTCAGCCCTGGCAG CTCCATCACTTTCTTCATGGGAGTTCCTTTAACAACTCAGCTGGGGAAACCATTTCCTTCAATGACAAATGGGAAATGAGAGGCGGCTTTGACATAATGAACACGATCATATTTCCAAATAACTCTTTCCAGAGAGTGAAAATTGGTAGGATTGACATAGATGTTCCCAAAGGTGAAGAATTCATAATTCATGAAGATATAATTGTCTGGCACAGCGGTTTCAACCAG GTGATGCCTATTTCTTTGTGTAACGACTACTGCCACCCTGGCAatgagaagaaaaggaaagaagggaagaaaTTCTGTTGCTATGATTGtactccatgtccagaagggaagatttccaaCAAGAAGG ATATGGCTGACTGTTTCATGTGCCCAGAAGAGCAATTTCCAAGTAAGGACAAAGATGAATGTGTGCCTAAAGTTATAACCTTTCTTTCTTATAAAGAACCATTAGGAATCACTTTagcctttgctgctgtttttctttccattcatGCAGTCTTGGTGTTAACAATTTTCATTAAGCACAGGGATacacccattgtcaaagccaacaaccgaggCCTCACCTATATCCTCCTcatttccctcctgctctgcttcctatcTTCCTTCTTATTTCTTGGCAAACCTGGAAAAGTGACCTGTCTTCTCCGACAAACAGtgtttggcatcatcttctcaatggctgtttcttgtgtattggccaaaaccatcactgtaGTGATAGCTTTCATGGCTACAAAGCCAGGATCCAGCATGAGGAAGTGGATGGGGAAAAGACAGGGACATtctgttgttttttcctgttccCTCATTCAAGCAAGTATTTGCACCTTGTGGTTGGCAACCTCTCCGCCATTCCCTGATTTAGACATGCACTCAGTAACTGGAGAAATCattgtgcaatgtaatgaagggtcagtcaccatgttttactgtgtcttggGTTTCATGGGCTTCTTGGCCATTTCCAGCTTCACTGTGGCATTCCTAGCCCGCAAGTTACCTGatagttttaatgaagccaagttcattaccttcagcatgttggtcttttgcagcgTGTGGTTatcctttgttccaacctacctgagcacaagagggaaatacatggtggctgtggagattttctccatcttagcctccagtgctgggttactgggttgcatctttgcccctaaatgctacatcattgtgtTTAGGCCCCAGCAGAACAGCAGAGAGCTAATTAGGAGAAAGTTATAA